A single Polyodon spathula isolate WHYD16114869_AA chromosome 6, ASM1765450v1, whole genome shotgun sequence DNA region contains:
- the LOC121317078 gene encoding dual specificity protein phosphatase 10-like produces MPPSPLDDRIVVALPRPVRPQELKLCLDTSYLDSVTATRTTVISTTVVKIRATNLIYMPSSNGSTRSLSCGCSSASCCTVATYEKDSQTQSQVSASSPNLTSGVCTVGPTNQMVNNNDTLCTPGGIGSQTSGPAKQLSAVRIIYPNELAKRITKFSKGHQPMPGPVIIDCRPFMEYNKSHIQGAVHINCSDKISRRRLQQGKITVLDLISCRESKDSFKRIFSKEIIVYDENTNDPTRVMPSQPLHVVLESLRREGKDPLVLKGGLSSFRQNHENLCDHSLHLQECLDSGGASAAVPHSLPTTPDVENAELTPILPFLYLGNEHDAQDLEKVQKMNIAYIINVTTHLPLFHYEKGIFNYKRLPATDSNKQNLRQYFEEAFEFIEEAHQSGKGLLIHCQAGVSRSATIVIAYLMKHTRMTMTDAYKFVKTRRPIISPNLNFMGQLLEFEEDLNNGITPRILTPKLTGVETVV; encoded by the exons ATGCCTCCATCTCCTCTAGACGACAGAATTGTGGTGGCGCTGCCAAGGCCAGTCAGACCTCAGGAACTCAAACTTTGCTTGGACACTAGCTACCTTGATTCTGTCACTGCTACTCGTACAACTGTCATTAGCACAACTGTAGTGAAAATAAGGGCTACTAATCTCATTTATATGCCCTCATCCAACGGCTCTACGCGCTCGTTGTCTTGTGGATGCAGCAGCGCCAGTTGCTGCACTGTGGCAACTTACGAAAAGGACAGTCAGACCCAAAGCCAAGTCAGCGCTAGTAGCCCAAACTTGACCTCAGGAGTCTGTACTGTTGGTCCCACCAACCAAATGGTCAACAATAATGATACGCTATGTACACCTGGTGGGATTGGAAGTCAAACTTCTGGCCCTGCTAAACAGCTGTCTGCTGTCAGGATCATCTATCCCAATGAACTGGCCAAGAGGATAACCAAATTTTCCAAAGGTCACCAGCCAATGCCTGGTCCTGTCATTATTGACTGTAGACCGTTCATGGAGTACAATAAGAGCCACATTCAAGGGGCTGTTCACATCAACTGCTCTGATAAAATCAGCAGGAGGAGGCTACAGCAAGGAAAAATTACTGTTTTGGACTTGATCTCCTGCAGGGAAAGCAAAGATTCCTTCAAAAGGATTTTTTCCAAAGAAATTATTGTCTATGATGAGAATACCAATGACCCAACCAGGGTGATGCCCTCCCAGCCTCTACATGTGGTGCTTGAGTCACTGAGAAGAGAAGGCAAGGACCCCCTTGTTTTAAAAG GTGGGCTCAGCAGTTTCAGGCAGAATCATGAAAACCTCTGTGACCACTCCCTCCATCTTCAAGAGTGCCTGGATTCGGGAGGTGCGTCTGCCGCAGTACCTCACTCCCTCCCAACCACTCCTGATGTAGAGAACGCTGAATTGACCCCAATATTGCCGTTCCTCTATCTGGGAAATGAGCATGACGCTCAGGACTTGGAGAAGGTGCAGAAGATGAACATTGCATACATTATTAACGTCACCACCCACCTGCCACTTTTCCACTATGAGAAAGGCATCTTCAATTACAAGAGGCTACCCGCCACTGATAGCAACAAACAGAATCTCAGGCAATACTTTGAGGAGGCCTTTGAATTTATTG AGGAAGCACATCAGAGTGGCAAGGGGCTCCTTATTCATTGTCAAGCTGGTGTGTCTCGTTCCGCCACAATTGTGATCGCGTACTTGATGAAGCACACACGGATGACCATGACGGATGCCTATAAATTTGTTAAAACAAGGAGACCGATTATATCTCCTAACCTTAACTTCATGGGGCAACTTTTGGAGTTTGAGGAAGATCTGAACAATGGCATAACTCCCCGAATCCTCACACCAAAGCTCACTGGGGTAGAGACCGTCGTCTAA